The Papaver somniferum cultivar HN1 chromosome 3, ASM357369v1, whole genome shotgun sequence genome includes a region encoding these proteins:
- the LOC113356000 gene encoding aquaporin NIP1-1-like yields the protein MAEISMSNTNNTNGSYSNRTNSSVPSAIVPINDLNSSGNNNDHHVPSITNKEYSSCFSLPFFQKLIAEGIGTFFMIFAGCAAVNVNLNNDKVVTLPGIALTWGLAVMVMIYALGYISGAHFNPAVTTSFATCGCGKFPWKQVPGYVLAQVAGSTLAIGTLRLLFQGNQDHFLGTSPAGSNMQSLVLEFITTFYLMFVICSVATDSRAARKFSFTHLILHFSSPSYIFYVVHRVLVNFVQVGQLAGLAIGSTVIINILCSGPISGASLNPARSLGPALVFNRYEGLWIYIIGPICGAIAGSWTYSFIKNDCAIRKLGSKFY from the exons ATGGCTGAGATTTCAATGTCTAATACTAACAACACCAATGGGTCTTACTCAAACCGGACGAATTCTTCTGTACCAAGCGCTATTGTTCCAATCAACGATCTAAACTCGTCCGGAAACAATAACGATCACCACGTACCATCAATAACCAACAAAGAATACAGCTCTTGTTTCTCTTTACCATTCTTCCAGAAA TTGATTGCCGAAGGAATTGGAACATTTTTCATGATATTCGCTGGATGTGCTGCGGTAAACGTGAATTTAAACAATGATAAGGTTGTGACTTTGCCTGGAATTGCTCTAACTTGGGGACTTGCTGTGATGGTGATGATTTatgctcttggatatatttctggTGCCCACTTTAATCCTGCTGTGACTACCTCCTTTGCCACTTGTGGTTGCGGAAAGTTTCCATGGAAACAG GTACCTGGTTATGTATTAGCTCAAGTTGCTGGTTCAACGCTTGCAATTGGAACCTTAAGACTATTATTCCAAGGGAATCAGGACCATTTCCTGGGAACATCACCGGCTGGATCAAATATGCAGTCCTTAGTTCTTGAGTTTATCACTACTTTCTACCTCATGTTTGTAATCTGCAGTGTCGCTACAGATAGTAGAGCAGCAAGAAAATTTTCCTTTACCCATTTGATTTTACATTTTTCATCGCCTAGCTATATCTTTTACGTAGTTCATCGTGTATTGGTTAATTTTGTGCAGGTAGGACAACTTGCGGGACTCGCTATAGGATCTACCGTAATTATAAACATACTTTGCTCTGG GCCAATTAGCGGGGCATCGTTGAATCCAGCGAGGAGTTTGGGGCCAGCGCTCGTATTTAACCGCTATGAAGGGCTATGGATATACATAATCGGCCCCATCTGTGGAGCTATAGCAGGTTCTTGGACTTACAGCTTCATCAAGAATGACTGTGCCATACGAAAACTAGGATCAAAATTCTACTGA